One Littorina saxatilis isolate snail1 linkage group LG1, US_GU_Lsax_2.0, whole genome shotgun sequence genomic window carries:
- the LOC138948611 gene encoding BTB/POZ domain-containing protein 6-B-like isoform X2: MTSDADTDWRQKDDIIECNRQMLQRQVACDVHFLVGETNARQGAHKYMLMSRSHVFAAMLSGPLKESCDKDIAIPDVEAGAFTELLRYTYTGTADLDANNVLPVLYAAKKYDISGLARLCVDFVENQLDVDNACALLEQAHLFDEQDFRSRVLELVLRRGEEVLECEDLGELCHQCLVDVVSADNLFCREEQVVGALDRWAGRECERRGLETTDTNKRIMLGPALYLARLPLLPPQVFVDRVVSRSLLSEEEKVDVMRHFLVPAMRSEHFNCQPRKKEKHLRVHRFDSRNALAWNNKSGENAISFMTNQDICVEGFTVYGTCRGGSHVLQVQGRLLDSSDNVLTSVSCDVTTDSNVDIYDVLFDEARRLARNTWYTLTADIKGSHTYAGTDGRLSAFEGSVVFTFSSTEKSQTGTGVELGQLPGVLFTL; the protein is encoded by the exons ATGACGTCAGACGCGGACACAGACTGGCGTCAGAAAGATGACATCATCGAATGCAATCGCCAGATGCTACAGCGTCAGGTGGCCTGTGACGTGCACTTCCTGGTTGGAGAGACGAATGCGCGACAGGGGGCGCACAAGTATATGCTAATGAGTCGGAGTCACGTGTTTGCCGCAATGCTCTCTGGACCCCTGAAGGAGTCATGTGACAAAGATATTGCCATCCCTGATGTAGAAGCAGGTGCCTTCACTGAACTCCTCAG GTACACTTACACCGGAACTGCAGATCTCGACGCAAACAACGTCCTCCCTGTCCTGTACGCGGCCAAAAAGTACGACATTTCTGGCCTTGCTCGATTGTGTGTCGACTTCGTTGAGAATCAATTGGACGTCGACAACGCATGCGCGCTCCTGGAGCAGGCGCACTTGTTCGACGAGCAGGACTTCCGGTCACGTGTGCTGGAGCTAGTTCTGCGGAGGGGAGAGGAGGTGTTGGAGTGTGAGGATCTGGGGGAGCTGTGTCATCAGTGTCTGGTCGACGTTGTCAGCGCGGATAACCTGTTCTGCAGGGAGGAGCAGGTCGTCGGTGCCTTGGACAG GTGGGCGGGGCGAGAGTGTGAAAGGCGTGGCCTGGAAACCACAGACACCAACAAGCGCATCATGCTGGGTCCCGCCCTCTACCTGGCCCGTCTTCCCCTCCTCCCGCCCCAGGTCTTCGTGGACAGGGTTGTCTCCCGCTCTCTTCTGTCGGAGGAGGAAAAAGTGGACGTCATGCGTCACTTCCTGGTGCCGGCCATGCGCAGTGAACATTTCAACTGCCAACCGAGAAAGAAGGAGAAACATCTAAGGGTGCACCGTTTTGACAGCCGCAACGCCCTGGCCTGGAACAACAAGTCTGGTGAAAACGCTATCAGTTTTATG ACAAACCAGGACATTTGCGTGGAAGGCTTCACAGTGTACGGCACATGCAGAGGCGGAAGTCACGTGCTGCAAGTCCAAGGGAGGCTACTCGACTCGTCCGACAACGTCCTCACGAGTGTTTCCTGTGACGTCACCACGGATAGCAACGTAGACATCTATGACGTCCTGTTCGACGAAGCGCGTCGGCTGGCCCGTAACACGTGGTACACGTTAACGGCGGATATCAAAGGATCTCACACGTACGCGGGTACAGACGGCAGACTGTCTGCTTTCGAAGGAAGCGTTGTGTTCACTTTCTCCTCGACCGAAAAATCACAGACCGGGACGGGTGTAGAACTAGGACAACTACCGGGCGTTCTTTTTACTCTGTGA
- the LOC138948611 gene encoding BTB/POZ domain-containing protein 6-B-like isoform X1, with product MSLSFIDRMTSDADTDWRQKDDIIECNRQMLQRQVACDVHFLVGETNARQGAHKYMLMSRSHVFAAMLSGPLKESCDKDIAIPDVEAGAFTELLRYTYTGTADLDANNVLPVLYAAKKYDISGLARLCVDFVENQLDVDNACALLEQAHLFDEQDFRSRVLELVLRRGEEVLECEDLGELCHQCLVDVVSADNLFCREEQVVGALDRWAGRECERRGLETTDTNKRIMLGPALYLARLPLLPPQVFVDRVVSRSLLSEEEKVDVMRHFLVPAMRSEHFNCQPRKKEKHLRVHRFDSRNALAWNNKSGENAISFMTNQDICVEGFTVYGTCRGGSHVLQVQGRLLDSSDNVLTSVSCDVTTDSNVDIYDVLFDEARRLARNTWYTLTADIKGSHTYAGTDGRLSAFEGSVVFTFSSTEKSQTGTGVELGQLPGVLFTL from the exons ATGAGTTTATCGTTCATAGACAGGATGACGTCAGACGCGGACACAGACTGGCGTCAGAAAGATGACATCATCGAATGCAATCGCCAGATGCTACAGCGTCAGGTGGCCTGTGACGTGCACTTCCTGGTTGGAGAGACGAATGCGCGACAGGGGGCGCACAAGTATATGCTAATGAGTCGGAGTCACGTGTTTGCCGCAATGCTCTCTGGACCCCTGAAGGAGTCATGTGACAAAGATATTGCCATCCCTGATGTAGAAGCAGGTGCCTTCACTGAACTCCTCAG GTACACTTACACCGGAACTGCAGATCTCGACGCAAACAACGTCCTCCCTGTCCTGTACGCGGCCAAAAAGTACGACATTTCTGGCCTTGCTCGATTGTGTGTCGACTTCGTTGAGAATCAATTGGACGTCGACAACGCATGCGCGCTCCTGGAGCAGGCGCACTTGTTCGACGAGCAGGACTTCCGGTCACGTGTGCTGGAGCTAGTTCTGCGGAGGGGAGAGGAGGTGTTGGAGTGTGAGGATCTGGGGGAGCTGTGTCATCAGTGTCTGGTCGACGTTGTCAGCGCGGATAACCTGTTCTGCAGGGAGGAGCAGGTCGTCGGTGCCTTGGACAG GTGGGCGGGGCGAGAGTGTGAAAGGCGTGGCCTGGAAACCACAGACACCAACAAGCGCATCATGCTGGGTCCCGCCCTCTACCTGGCCCGTCTTCCCCTCCTCCCGCCCCAGGTCTTCGTGGACAGGGTTGTCTCCCGCTCTCTTCTGTCGGAGGAGGAAAAAGTGGACGTCATGCGTCACTTCCTGGTGCCGGCCATGCGCAGTGAACATTTCAACTGCCAACCGAGAAAGAAGGAGAAACATCTAAGGGTGCACCGTTTTGACAGCCGCAACGCCCTGGCCTGGAACAACAAGTCTGGTGAAAACGCTATCAGTTTTATG ACAAACCAGGACATTTGCGTGGAAGGCTTCACAGTGTACGGCACATGCAGAGGCGGAAGTCACGTGCTGCAAGTCCAAGGGAGGCTACTCGACTCGTCCGACAACGTCCTCACGAGTGTTTCCTGTGACGTCACCACGGATAGCAACGTAGACATCTATGACGTCCTGTTCGACGAAGCGCGTCGGCTGGCCCGTAACACGTGGTACACGTTAACGGCGGATATCAAAGGATCTCACACGTACGCGGGTACAGACGGCAGACTGTCTGCTTTCGAAGGAAGCGTTGTGTTCACTTTCTCCTCGACCGAAAAATCACAGACCGGGACGGGTGTAGAACTAGGACAACTACCGGGCGTTCTTTTTACTCTGTGA
- the LOC138951062 gene encoding sodium/glucose cotransporter 4-like: MALTDCTRGSITLQSRALFPTDAAAPFSETVVPSLKGVMLAAMMAALMSSLTSVFNSSATIFTIDIWKRMRPKSTEAEMLLVGRVFVLSLIAVSIVWVPVLQLSQGGQLFNYIQAVTGYFAPPILALFLLAVLWKRTNEQGAFWGLMIGLFVGLIRMGLDFGYGSPACGEEDTRPSIIAKVHFLHFTILLFVITLLATVIISHITPPIDDKHLVRLTWYTRHSEEEREEFPDEKVRHEKVKEMIEKKHSEEQGAKKEVPKWKHYLQMLCGYEPPTVVDVSEEEARDQQKLMTSVREHKKWKQFVNLNAVILMIFGAFLWGFFG; encoded by the exons ATGGCTCTCACTGATTGTACACGAGGGTCCATAACTCTACAGTCTCGTGCCCTGTTCCCCACTGACGCTGCTGCTCCATTTAGCGAAACAGTCGTGCCAA GTCTGAAAGGCGTCATGCTGGCGGCCATGATGGCAGCTCTGATGTCATCACTGACGTCAGTGTTCAACAGCTCGGCCACCATTTTCACCATCGACATCTGGAAGCGAATGAGACCCAAATCAACGGAGGCGGAGATGCTGCTCGTTGGAAG AGTGTTCGTGCTGTCACTGATCGCGGTGAGTATCGTGTGGGTACCAGTGCTACAGCTGTCTCAAGGGGGACAACTCTTCAACTACATCCAGGCGGTGACGGGCTACTTCGCTCCCCCTATTCTGGCGCTCTTCTTGTTGGCAGTGTTGTGGAAAAGAACCAATGAGCAG GGTGCGTTCTGGGGGTTGATGATTGGTCTGTTCGTGGGGCTGATACGGATGGGGCTGGACTTCGGGTACGGGTCCCCCGCGTGTGGGGAGGAGGACACCCGTCCCTCCATCATCGCCAAGGTTCACTTCCTCCACTTCACCATCCTCCTCTTCGTCATCACTCTCCTCGCCACCGTCATCATCTCACACATCACGCCGCCCATTGACGACAAACAT CTTGTGCGACTGACGTGGTACACACGTCACAGCGAAGAGGAACGGGAGGAGTTTCCAGATGAAAAAGTGCGTCACGAGAAAGTCAAAGAGATGATTGAAAAGAAACACTCAGAGGAGCAGGGAG CAAAGAAAGAAGTACCAAAATGGAAGCACTACCTGCAGATGCTGTGTGGCTACGAACCACCCACTGTCGTCGACGTGTCCGAGGAGGAAGCACGTGACCAGCAGAAACTGATGACGTCAGTACGAGAGCACAAAAAATGGAAGCAGTTCGTCAACCTCAATGCTGTGATCTTGATGATTTTCGGGGCTTTCCTGTGGGGGTTCTTTGGCTAG